The Chitinivorax tropicus genome contains the following window.
CCGCCAGCCGGACCTATCAAGGGCCGGGTAGCGAGGTATTGGATTTGCCAAAAATGCCGTCTAGTCTCCCATTTACGGTGGTTCCAAAGGAGTTCAAGCTTTATTTGTCAGATACTCCTGGTAAAGGTGGGCATCCGCTTGCATTTACACCTTGGAAAATTTCAAAAGGTTCCATGCCATCTGGAATGGGGCGCATAAGTGACGAGGATGTCCTTTTAAAGGGAAGGAGTGACGAAAATGGTTTTATTTCTCTTTCTCTTGATCAGCAAAAAAAGCTATCTGAATCATATTTTGAAAATAATGGTGTGGTCTGGCTTAGCTATCCTGGTCATGTGGTACAAATACATGCGGCTGAATTTAATAAATCGCTCAATATTGATGAGAGTTTGAGGAGGGCGATGAATTCGGCAGATTTTAGTGATGAACTTCGATCAAGCTTATATTTGGAGGGGGCGATGGATGAGGTTCTATATGCAAAAGATTCTCAGCAGGTTGTTGATTTTCAATTAATTGCAAGATCAATTTTGTCAAGAAAATAAGTGGAATCTATTAAAAATTAGCATTAAGGATGGGGAGTGAATTGGGCAAGGTGATTTCGCAGTTGGTTGATGGTGATGGCAAAGCGGCAGGAGATTCAGTTTCAGCTCCAGGCTGGTTTCCAGTTGACGGTCCTGAGGGATTGCCAAGCCCATATGTAGATCGTTCTGGAATTAATATTGGGTGGGGAAAATTATTTTCAAGAGCTAAATACGGTAATAAAGTTAATTTTTTTGTAACGGGCGAAGAATATTTTTCGTCAGTGGCAAAAGATATTCGCTCTGCTAAATCATCCGTTTTTATATTGGGATGGCAAGTGAATTTTGATGTTGAGTTGGAAACAGGTGTTACGCTCTTAGATTGTTTGGATGCGGCAATTAAAAACGGTGCGACTGTCTATGTGATGCCCTGGTTATCTCCAAAGGCTGGTTTGGATACTGGTGATTTTGAGACGGTTCTCGCTGTGCATCATCTTAATGCCGGGCTGGCAGGTGGCCCTAGAGCATTTGCTATGCCTGCTATTCAACAAAGTGATATGCCTACCGGTTTAAAGATTGGATTCTCACACCATCAAAAATTGGTTGTGATTGATAATGAAAGGGCATATGTCGGTGGAATTGATTTGGCTTATGGCAGGCGGGATACAGCGTCTTTCAACTTGAAAGCTGACTGGCGTGAGGGTAATGAATTATATAATAGTTGCATCCCTTCTATTTATGAATTGGATAATGTTGATAAGGCAAAGTACCTAACTAGAATGGAGTTGTTGTTTTCATGCTTTGATAGCTTTGCTGGAGATGCCGGGGCTTGGTGGTTCTCTTCCTCCTCAAAACCAGTTGCATACGTCAAAGATGGTGTGGATATGGTTGAGCGGAAAGTCTCGGAATTCAAGAGAGTAGCGTCGGATGTCATTGATGAAGCATGGAATAATGTAAATTTGCTTGGCGATTTTATAGACGATGTGTCATCTAAAATCCAGGATAAGGCCGTAGATATTTCTGTTGATTATATTAGAGGTAAATGGGCTACTTTGCCACCAGATATAAAGCGGAAAATTGAAAAACTTGCGTTATCTGGCTCGGCTAATGCTTTGAATAATGGTGCCGCAGTGATTGCATGGCTTAACAATGCAAGTCTGGACGAATTGCCAGGAGATATTGGAGATAAAGTAGGCGAGATAATATTAACACTGGTGTTGGAAGTCGTAAAGCGTTCTGGCGTGGCAGCAAGTAAGCGAAAGGAACGATATGAAAATTTATTTAAATTAAAGAAAATTTTGCCAAAGAGCGGCTTTGTATTAAATGCTGAGTTGCAACCAAGAATGCCATGGCATGACGTGCATTGCCAGATTTCAGGTCCTTCTGTCATAGATTTAAGTAGGAATTTTATTAAGCGATGGAATGGTGTGGCAAAAAAATATGAGCAGGCAAGGCTTAGTATCGGGAGCGATGTCCAGCCTTTTCTTGATGTTTTGGGTATTAATTATAACTCACCAGTTAAGCTTCCGAGGGTTAAGTCTGCTCATATTCCAAAGAAGGATGCCATTTCTTCGTTTTCTGGTAAATCATGGGTGCAGGTTTTAAGAAGTGGACCTAAAACTATGCTTAAAGATGAGGAGAAAGAGGATTCGAGTGATATTCATTCAAATTTATGTCAAAACAATTGTTTGAAGGCTATGCTGAGGGCTATATCGGGGTCTCAGAATTTTATCTATATAGAGGGACAGTTTTTCCAATCTTGGTATGGAAGAGATGAAGGCCTGTATAGCAGTAATTTTTCAGGGCCAATGGGCGCATTGCTTGATATAAAAAGGATTCCAGGGTATCAGAAATATGCCAAAATGCTTAACCTGGAAAATGTCGGCTTGAATGATTTATTTAAGCAAATAAATTGGAAGAAGGTGGATGATGTATTGCGAGAACCGGGTGGCCGTGAGTTTTTCTCTGAGTTGAAGGCGGCTTTATCCAATCTGGCAATGATTGAAGCCACAAAAAAGTTGGCTATTCCACAGAAGACGCTGCTAAACCCTATATGCCAGGCACTGGTTAGTCGAGTTAGGCGTGCGATTGCGGATGATCTGAAATTTCATATTTACCTTGTTTTGCCCGTTCATCCAGAGGGCGCATTGAATGTGTTGAATATTATGACACAAGTCCATTTAACCCAGCAGTCTGTGGTGAACGGGCACTACAGTCTAATAAATGGTATTCGGCGTGCAATTTATGAAGAGCAGTTAGTGCGTTCGGGCGTGCCATTTGGAAAAGCTGCTCAGATTGCCGAAAAAGTGGGGTTGGTTGAGTTGAGTAGAGAGGTGGGAGAGAAGTGGCGTGATTATGTTACGCTATTGAATTTGCGTAATTGGGCGATGTTTGAAAAGCGTCCAGTAACTGAGCAGATATATGTGCATTCGAAATTGCTGATTGCGGATGATCGTGTGGCTATTCTAGGTAGTGCCAATATCAATGATCGAAGTATGTTAGGTGATCGGGATTCAGAAATCGCAGTGATTGTAAAGGATGATGAAGCTATACAGGTCAAACTGGATGGTGTGCATCAGGTGTCAGTTAGCAACTGTGTGCATCAGCTGCGAGTAAGGTTATGGAGAAAGCTGTTCGGGTTGACGGGGAGTAAAACCCCTGCTACTGAGCTTGAGTCAGGGCTGGCGGAACCAGCTAATCCAAAGACTTGGCAGGCTATTCAAAAGGTTGCTAAGGATAATCAGATTGCATATGAAAATGCTTTTTCTCATATACCCCGCCATAAGCCCTCCCAGGGTATTCAATCAATTGACATGGGTGTAGATGAGCGATTGAGAAAAAATGCCCCTGCATCTATTTGGCCTGTGTGGTCATA
Protein-coding sequences here:
- a CDS encoding DUF2345 domain-containing protein is translated as TLAAQGALSAESAQADTTLASPKRIVIQTAGGASLTLDGGFSAQCPGELTIHAASRTYQGPGSEVLDLPKMPSSLPFTVVPKEFKLYLSDTPGKGGHPLAFTPWKISKGSMPSGMGRISDEDVLLKGRSDENGFISLSLDQQKKLSESYFENNGVVWLSYPGHVVQIHAAEFNKSLNIDESLRRAMNSADFSDELRSSLYLEGAMDEVLYAKDSQQVVDFQLIARSILSRK
- a CDS encoding phospholipase D-like domain-containing protein; amino-acid sequence: MISQLVDGDGKAAGDSVSAPGWFPVDGPEGLPSPYVDRSGINIGWGKLFSRAKYGNKVNFFVTGEEYFSSVAKDIRSAKSSVFILGWQVNFDVELETGVTLLDCLDAAIKNGATVYVMPWLSPKAGLDTGDFETVLAVHHLNAGLAGGPRAFAMPAIQQSDMPTGLKIGFSHHQKLVVIDNERAYVGGIDLAYGRRDTASFNLKADWREGNELYNSCIPSIYELDNVDKAKYLTRMELLFSCFDSFAGDAGAWWFSSSSKPVAYVKDGVDMVERKVSEFKRVASDVIDEAWNNVNLLGDFIDDVSSKIQDKAVDISVDYIRGKWATLPPDIKRKIEKLALSGSANALNNGAAVIAWLNNASLDELPGDIGDKVGEIILTLVLEVVKRSGVAASKRKERYENLFKLKKILPKSGFVLNAELQPRMPWHDVHCQISGPSVIDLSRNFIKRWNGVAKKYEQARLSIGSDVQPFLDVLGINYNSPVKLPRVKSAHIPKKDAISSFSGKSWVQVLRSGPKTMLKDEEKEDSSDIHSNLCQNNCLKAMLRAISGSQNFIYIEGQFFQSWYGRDEGLYSSNFSGPMGALLDIKRIPGYQKYAKMLNLENVGLNDLFKQINWKKVDDVLREPGGREFFSELKAALSNLAMIEATKKLAIPQKTLLNPICQALVSRVRRAIADDLKFHIYLVLPVHPEGALNVLNIMTQVHLTQQSVVNGHYSLINGIRRAIYEEQLVRSGVPFGKAAQIAEKVGLVELSREVGEKWRDYVTLLNLRNWAMFEKRPVTEQIYVHSKLLIADDRVAILGSANINDRSMLGDRDSEIAVIVKDDEAIQVKLDGVHQVSVSNCVHQLRVRLWRKLFGLTGSKTPATELESGLAEPANPKTWQAIQKVAKDNQIAYENAFSHIPRHKPSQGIQSIDMGVDERLRKNAPASIWPVWSYSKLGNPEKGGRLKYLMPFHVAFWNRDEVSSKHYWEALERGPEFAPKGVRGFICALPITWTAGENNQSGMNLTMLADLNNGYIRRSDTQLADASASPRLPDPAAPTTIG